The sequence ctagaatgcaaatttaCATCAAAGAGAGACACACTATAGATTTAATTCCCATACTCGAAATGATACTAGATGGCACTTGATATTTTCCATCGCCTTGGAATCTAAAGTTATCACCTTCAGTTCCTTCAAGAAACAAATTCTAGAATTTGTTAGCTCTTTGGTAAAACATGATCTGTTATGAATAACAAATATCAATAATAAATGAACTAttcccaatatatttttttttcgtTTAGTGAGATAGAAATAAAGAAACACCAACAGCAAAAATGTATGACCTTGTTGcttgattgaaataacatcaccaATAATCCCCACATGAGCACAATCCGTCCTTGAAATGATGAAAACGGTTAGTGTCCCTGACAATAATTTCCCGCTTGGCAATCTTGGACATAAACTTGGTGGCAATGTGGCAATCACCACAAACACGAAGGTTCTTGGTAACACGAATAGGTGTCCCATTACATGTATTGATAAGGCCAAATACAATGGCAAGCCTTTCACTATGGCTACAAATGGCACGCTCCTTTTCCAATTCTTCAACATCATACAGTACAAAACTTGTGTCCGGCACATATCCTAACCTCTTCATCTGTTCGGTTAAGTTATCTAATGCTGCATAAATTTTCTCAGTTTGAGGGTGACGCTTGTCTCCTGAAAGAAACACATGCACCTTGTTTTGGAACtcaatccaactacatccaggGTTCTTTCTAATGCCCttctctttcatcatttttctcacCCTTTGAACACCATCCCATCTGCCTGCTGCAGCATAAATGTTTGATAGGAGAACATAATTTCCTTCATTTTCTGGCTCGATCTCAAAAAGTCGCTCTGCAACCTGTTCCCCTAGCTCTACATTGCGATAATTTCTACAAGCACCTAACAATGTACCCCATATAGTACGATTAGGCTCTAATggcatattttttataaaattatgtGCTTCATCTAAGTGCCCAGCACGGGCAAGGAGGTCAGCCATGCAGGAATAGTGCTCTATGGTGGGAGTCATGCAATATTTGTGACTAATTTGATTGAAGTATTGGCGACCTTCATCTACTAGGCCTGCATGGCTGCATGCCGATAGAATGGCAGTAAAGGTGACTTCGTCTGGCTCCATGCCATCATTTTGCATTTGGTGGAAAAGTGTAAGGGCTTGCTTGCCATGCCCATGCATACCATAACCtataatcattgcattccatgagatcaaATCCTTTTGAGGTAACTTCATAAACCATTTCCATGCATCCTCCACGCTTCCACATTTGGCATACATGTCTACAATGGCACTCCCTACAATTGTATTCGACTCAAACTCATGTCTGATTGTGTAATCATGGATTTCTTTGCCATGTCGTAGTGCTACCAAGTGAGCACATGCTGAGAGAACACTTACAATGGTGAAACTATCAGGCCGAATATCTTCTTGTAGCATTTCATAAAAAAGCTTCAATACGTTACTAAAATATTGATTTTGAACATACCCTGCAATCATCACATTCCATGCTACAACATCCTTTTGAGGCATCTTCCTAAAAACTTGAATTGCATCTTCCACTCTCCTGCAGTTGGCATACATGTCCATAAGAGCACTTGCCACAATAACATTAAATTCAATACTTCTCCTAACTGCATATGCATGTATTTCCCTACCCCAATACAGAGCTGATAAACAAGAACATGCTGGAAGAATGCTTGCAATGGTTAGCATATTAGCATTTACACCAACCTGCACCATCTCTTTGAAAATCCCCAAGGCTTCATCAAAGCGTCCATTTTGTGCGTAACcagcaatcatagcattccatgaaGCTACATCTctctgaggcattttgtcaaacacaaTGCATGCATTCTCtaagcttccacattttgcatacatgctaactaGTCCATTTCGCACAAGCCCATCCCcctcaaactcattcctaatgacaAATCCATGGGCTTCTTTCCCACCCCTAAGCGCTCCCACCTGAGCCAGCAAAGGAAGCACGCTCACCATTGTCGTTGAATTAGGCCTTAACCCTTCGGCTACCATCTGCCTAACCAGGATCAAAGCATCACCAAAACGATTTTGACGGCCATAACTCGCTATCATCCCATTCCAGGAGACCACATCTCgttcaggcattttgtcaaacacttggcgtgCATTTTCGAAACTCCCACATTTAGTATACATGGCACTGATCGCATTCCCCACAAACACATCACCCTCCAACCCAAGCGTGGCTGCATCTTCATGAACTTTCTTGCCTAGTTCCAAATCTCCTAATTTTGCACATGCCTTCAGAACAATAATAAAGGTAAACCCGTCAGCCTCAACCCCTCTGGACCTCATTTTTTCATAAATTTTCACAACTGCTTCATTATTTTCCTGAGCCGCATATCCTCTTATCATGGCATTCAAAGAAAATACATTGGGCTCTTTAATCAGATCAAAGACATCCCGAGCGCCGGACAAACTATCACATTTTCCATACATGGTGACTAAATTGGTTTCTAAAAAAACACTCTGTTCAATTACATTTGAGATTATGTGGGTATGTACTTTCTTACCTTCTTCAAGCGCTTTCATGTCTCCGCAGGCCTGCAAAAGAGAAGCATACGTTGCAGGGTCCGCCGGGATGTTTTCCATTTCCTGTAAAATTTTCAGGGCTTCCTTCAGCCTGCCATTTCTGCAGAGTGTACGGATTTGACTGGTGTGTGATAGGGTAACTCGTGTTTTTGTAGCTGGATGTTGTTGTTTTGGCAGTTGATGTTGTGGTAATGGAGGAGCACAAAAGTATCTGTGGATAAAGTGTAGTTTGCATGATGGGAGGAAGACAGTTTCCAAGTGAAGGTGCGCAGAATAATAGGAGTAAATGGATTGGCGAATATTAAATTTCATAGAGGACATTAATTACCAGTGTCGATGAGTGACATGCACTGAACAACATCAGATTGTGTGAGGAAGGATGGAGCAAATGGCGAGATGCTTTCAGAACATCAGATTGATATATGTCAATCAGCATACGCGAGTGGGAGAGGGATTTTAATTTTAGCAGATGATTTCGTTGGAGCTATGGTCAGATTCAATTTTTTTGTTGGGAGGTTATGATTTTTCTCTGTCTTCTTCGTTTTTTCTGAACCTTAAATCTTTTGAATTTGGGTATTATGTATTTGTTATTTTAGCTTTTCTAATTCCATGTTGATTGGCTTGTGCAATGAAAATAGGTGAGGGTTATttgtttatcaattttttatttttatttatttcttttggttGGTGAACATTTTTTGATTTGAGTTATGAATTAGTGAGGGACCTCATCCCTAACATCAACTCaacaaaaatagtcaagatttggGACCTCATCTCTGATATTAACGCAACAAAAATAGTCAAGATCTGAGATCTCATCTTGAGAATTAACGCAACAACAATAGCCAAGATCCACGAGCACCCAATAGGGAACCTGGCACAGGCTCTAACACCCATCAACCGACATTAATGCCACTACAGTTCACAATCAGACCAAAGGGGATTTCCTTGGTGAGACCATTAACAATGCCACAACTTAACCGTCACATTGAGGGATCAACCCCATCcatcttttattttatttgttgatactttgttttatttattagttgtcTATTCATGTTAATTGTTACTTTCTTAAAAAAATTCAGTCAttggaatttaatttaatttatttatgtagcactctattttaaaatatattttctcCATAGTGACATTTAATGTAAATGTACAACCAAGATTTTGATATCTTATGAGTTAGTTGTTTTAGTAATCATGATTGTATATGCATTTGTTCAACTACTACAATAAATAAGAGGTATGTCATTAAGGTTTGTTTTGAATTATGTCCTTTAAAATCTATAATTCCAAATGAATAAAGGATATTTAATATTTCATAAGTTGTTGTAGATGTATTTTTTATTGTTGTATTGAGTTATGATGTGTATTTCCATCATTTTTAGATATTTCAAACAATTATAAATAAAACATACACTTAAATTATTTAGAAgtctaattaaaaataaatatgattATATAAGTATATTTTAATTCTAGTATAGTAagataaatatatgtaataatatgATAAGAATTGGAATAATTTAGTTTTTAATTAGTTGTCCATCTAAAACACTTAATAAACTTTTTTTTAAGAAATCATCACCAATTATTACTAGTGCATTCTATATTATAAggaatttttttttacaatatcCTAAGTTATCTTAACATGTCATGTCATGTTACAATGAGGAAGCTCCCACTATTGTTGATCAATGTAAAGATGATAACACTAGCACTTTTCtcaatgctctcccttctaaagatgaagcattgatGAATCATGCTTATCCCTCTCCTAAAGTTGGTTTACCCATGAGGAAATTTTAgtgaaagaggatgatatcattaAGATTACCTTAATGATACTTTACCATCTATTCACTTAAATGATATCTCTTCTAGAAATGAAGCATTGATGAATCACGCTCGTCCCTCTCTCAAAATGTGTCCCCCTCATGAGGGTATTtttgtgcaagaggatgatatcattagCAATGTTTCTAATGCTCTCTCTTCTAGAGATGAagctgttactacttactaagttgccattagttttatgtccaaagtcattctatatactctagtcggttactactactgaaatattcagtcggtaagcatagagcagtcggttatagaagaaagtagtcacagagcctagtatacaccgagctgtctactgagtaacactctatgtctaccgagcagcaaaaatgatataccgagttaacacacaccgagtgaaatgtgttaccagattcattgaacctagacacacatgggaaatgtgttacaagatcgaggaacaaagaaccgttatcacattggaaattgcacttaaagattttgtatgatcttgaggtcatctatccaatgaaatattttgtatggttattcattcgataaatcatgtttgtaagatcgaagcaatgaacagatcaccgacataagagatctatttatacaacatgaattaaggatcaaatatagaggtatatgaagcaagacatgtgtaatagataaggaagcactaagtattgtgactgttagagacacagaggtcatcaagaaggattttagagaatagttagggaacaaagtaaacagaagggtttatcaagTTACTTTATGGATCactgaggtatgttataagcaaggtaatctcattttgagcacatagaatcttctataacatttcagatgtaaagttgcagatatttgtaaagaatttattgtaatattttgagttgtaagagaaacctttaatagggtaaaagactctaacaaagtctataaattgtaaagcctttaaccaagtgcaacatttagaataagtgttgtaaaatcctttagtaaggtagatctaacgatcctgatactcctaatagggtaagctatcagaaatagctaaacatgtagctctaaccgagcaacctttattattgtagtagtgaagttgtgggtgccatccccaccgcaatttttctctctaaccaagagtttctgtgtaaccaaaatatatgtgttatggagtgaatcatgtatgattgttatttatttgttttagctttatgttatgttacaacaattttggtttatgcttaatagtaaagttattgttgaagaaaagatttgaagtactgattcacccctcccctctcagtacattagctttccatattgggcctaacaattggtattagagtttcaatattggaaaagggtttaacaacctaaagagaaagatcttatgaaTGGAAGGCTAtagacaatctcagagaattgtgaatcttcaaaatgaatcggatcatgctaatcaagtgattgttgaCATGCAtaaacaaatgcaaaaatatttgaaagttagaagaagattatctgatgatttacaagactctcaagagttagtggaacaaattgaaacatcatctgagaacagtatatttgaagagactgaagaaatgattgaagaactgaaggaaaagaacaaagcactgactgatcaactaaaagcaatgaaaagataacatgaacatttcagcacacagatgactgaaaatcttgatgcattgaggacagccaaggataaagtaagagatctagaaagagaaaaacaacagtttgaagcattagtatctaaaaagaatgatgaaatcacaaggttgaatgggattcaacaaaatctgtcagatcaattgggttatgcacatcatgaagcaaatctgaaagatgatgagaatcaagcattgaaacttgaagtatcaaggttgaccgatgaacttgaaacaaagaagaaatccaaagaaacactaaaaaagagttatgaagcatcaaagatgttggatgagcaactgaatacaaaaagacccaacaaagttgcaggactcggttacaaaggaaaagactctaccgaaaagggaatccacactactgagagaggagaatcatcaaagcaagttggaaacaagaagaatatcaaaggaaagaagcctatttgcaactactatggaaaacaaggacatactgctaatatgtgccaaatcagaaaaggtaagcaaccaaatgtcactaggtctaatggttattgtcacaattgcaataaatatggtcacacatctaaccaatgtaggacaaagtctgctagcaattatcagaaggcaaaattcaaaggattttgtaaaaactgcaatagatatggacatagtaccgagaagtgttggtttaagcaaaagaactatatgtggtctgcacactgagcaaatactagaagctatcgaactcacacagatcctaactaacaatatactgcagtaccatgggattacaatacaaggatatggtgtgaatgttgtggaagatatggacatctaagtgccaactgctttataaggtttggaatgaacaactgaagatcatggagaaatcctggtatggcatgttttcattgtcacaaagttggacacttggctagagattgcagagatcaacctagaggagacactaaggaaataaaaggcaaattatagatgatttggaaaaagaaagaaattgtgtcaaatgaagaaagcaccttatctactgagttaggtgcacctattccaaattaatcggtaaaggtatgaagggactgtattctctcaaggttaaatcttaacagttcctattttatcatgtacttaattcaaaatctgcataactaaagatgcattaggaaatttgaaattttatcaagtcttttggaagcctatctactcggtaaatacaggaagtctagctactcggtaaaagcataaaaaggaagtggtaccgagtccatttaatgttttctgacctaattgcatgaagcccgataaggtatattgtgtacttaaagcttttgcgtggtcattttgcacttaccaagttttcaagaaagtagatcaaagcgattcaaaggcgatcaaacctcctccgaagcaaaattcaaggtatttacaacaattacaacgcattgtcaagctagtttaccgatcatatcagttgtgaatatctgttttacatttgttaagtggaaagcgtctgccgtttaaaagttttcaaaccctaaggatcttttgttaagtgattatccaaaattttaaatggcacctaagatccagaagctcgTTGTTGttaagaacattgaaaagcccttactaaaatactctctaactcccaaagtagcatctgaacaggatgataaaactgcattctcactcattctggatagggttttactagttgaggatgtcagattcttcattaagtgtcgtgttgaggaactaggtcatgttgagatcaaggacacatatgatgaattgtgtaccgatgggaaattagatagcaagtatgaacacattaaagtcaagggattgactgaagccctaacctacccgtgagtcttcaaaccccaatgggtcaagtttgttctgagcaaagttcatgatgatttcatgtggttagaggagcaaccattcaaactcaccaaggaaattattcacttgatcatcggttaccctatttttgatcatgcctgagctcagaaaatgatatcacaaaaggaattgatcactttaaccgaagttgaatctgattgcagaggactgaaattgaacaatgtgacagGTACAGagttgaagtttgccattagagtaataggttatggTTTCTTTCAATCgataagggaaaatagtgtaccctgtacaatagtcgatttagcatataaaattgtgaagaaaggaatgaaaattgatctatgtgaagtattgttgaaaaacctgtttgagaatctaaacaccataaggaagccgaagaagaacaactcggctaacacactgaagtttggatcacttttggtatgcatgtttttctattttgagaaattctttccatcagtcggtaatgtagtttgggagctacaccgaccaatcacccatcaaatcaatgacttcatcaaatggctaggtgataacttcaatgatattatggatgattactttagcaagtttcaagaaaagatgcataacaggtatggaattccacccaagttagtagagaaatacaaggatgatatatgctttgaagtggacactgactatTGCTATGTCAATGCTGTGGAAtcgagaactcaatcttttccacctatgggttatgagattgattttgacatcacacaacaacatatagatgcttttcttacattaccaaggcatgctaccgagctgagatacagtacatatgaagaagttaaagagaaagttaagatgaacattgtagtaccaaaggctacaaggaaagcaacaaaaatgatcaaggcattaacgaagaaatttggagaaggttcttcctccacacctgtcaagggctctctagtcatcaccgaggaggaatctaaagcccaagaggcagctattacattgagcaccgagtcgcctaaagggaaaattttgaaaaggaagaaacatgatacatcaaaggtatcacgaactccttcagtaaagcgcccaaacacaagatcatctacgacgtcatcgagtaagaaaccaaagaatgttgccacacgaaaggtaacaaaaacttataagaaatctactcagagactcattttgactaaagagtccagtgacactgaatctgaagacaaaagtaaatttcagattgtcaagagtaaaaaggaagatgtacatagtgttgataatttttgtgcaaatctaaaacaatatggtggatttggatcatttagatatgttaagtatgaatccagaaatgatgatgaaaagagacaaatagaagaagctgtcatgtgcacacttctgaaattccgattggtcccattggaagtatctaattctcttccaaaagagttgtatttgcatattgataacaggtggaagtatgctatggacttagagaaacagatgagagaaagaagtctggtacatctcttctcagacatgtcggtagatgagatcaatgaacatctaaaaaaccaccagacaaacttcctagtcaagcaaagagtcttgaaattgatgaatggcctttatttggatgtagagaatgagaccaaggaaaaatgataggaaatctttcgaatcaagaatgatggtgagcaagttgaagttgaaatagttgatgtcactgagcaagatcctgatatcactaagcaagaccctgctgacactatacaaattgatgaggatatcatggacattgaggcacaagaataggaaatgataaaagggaatgcatatgcgaaactggtatccagtgagtcagttttggaacaagttcagccctatccttcagtcactcagcctgtttcaactgaggcccctcaggatactgaacaaggaaaaaagggtcacaagtctacagaaggagaagctacttctcagggcactggggaacagacttctcaagctccttctagcactgaaaatgttacaactgagaccctgagcaaggattcaccgaaggctacatcagaggttcaagaaattgacaaaagtgttgcctctatcgagcaacctaccgagggtcaacaagcctcccaagccattgtattagttcaaccggtgaaaactaaagaaaagaaaatgaaaaagcatagtttcaaattagatttgtcaaaaccaatagtgttgccaaatgtagacatatccaaattaaaagggcaagcactcattgaattcagtgaactatgcaaagccaaagtagaataggaaaaacaaatggctattcaaaagaaaaacaaagtacttcagaaggtgaaagcactattaacagatatgctacctaaagctacaatgtcaaaagatgcagccat is a genomic window of Cryptomeria japonica chromosome 7, Sugi_1.0, whole genome shotgun sequence containing:
- the LOC131037087 gene encoding pentatricopeptide repeat-containing protein DOT4, chloroplastic isoform X2, producing the protein MIRGYAAQENNEAVVKIYEKMRSRGVEADGFTFIIVLKACAKLGDLELGKKVHEDAATLGLEGDVFVGNAISAMYTKCGSFENARQVFDKMPERDVVSWNGMIASYGRQNRFGDALILVRQMVAEGLRPNSTTMVSVLPLLAQVGALRGGKEAHGFVIRNEFEGDGLVRNGLVSMYAKCGSLENACIVFDKMPQRDVASWNAMIAGYAQNGRFDEALGIFKEMVQVGVNANMLTIASILPACSCLSALYWGREIHAYAVRRSIEFNVIVASALMDMYANCRRVEDAIQVFRKMPQKDVVAWNVMIAGYVQNQYFSNVLKLFYEMLQEDIRPDSFTIVSVLSACAHLVALRHGKEIHDYTIRHEFESNTIVGSAIVDMYAKCGSVEDAWKWFMKLPQKDLISWNAMIIGYGMHGHGKQALTLFHQMQNDGMEPDEVTFTAILSACSHAGLVDEGRQYFNQISHKYCMTPTIEHYSCMADLLARAGHLDEAHNFIKNMPLEPNRTIWGTLLGACRNYRNVELGEQVAERLFEIEPENEGNYVLLSNIYAAAGRWDGVQRVRKMMKEKGIRKNPGCSWIEFQNKVHVFLSGDKRHPQTEKIYAALDNLTEQMKRLGYVPDTSFVLYDVEELEKERAICSHSERLAIVFGLINTCNGTPIRVTKNLRVCGDCHIATKFMSKIAKREIIVRDTNRFHHFKDGLCSCGDYW
- the LOC131037087 gene encoding pentatricopeptide repeat-containing protein At3g12770 isoform X1, coding for MSSMKFNIRQSIYSYYSAHLHLETVFLPSCKLHFIHRYFCAPPLPQHQLPKQQHPATKTRVTLSHTSQIRTLCRNGRLKEALKILQEMENIPADPATYASLLQACGDMKALEEGKKVHTHIISNVIEQSVFLETNLVTMYGKCDSLSGARDVFDLIKEPNVFSLNAMIRGYAAQENNEAVVKIYEKMRSRGVEADGFTFIIVLKACAKLGDLELGKKVHEDAATLGLEGDVFVGNAISAMYTKCGSFENARQVFDKMPERDVVSWNGMIASYGRQNRFGDALILVRQMVAEGLRPNSTTMVSVLPLLAQVGALRGGKEAHGFVIRNEFEGDGLVRNGLVSMYAKCGSLENACIVFDKMPQRDVASWNAMIAGYAQNGRFDEALGIFKEMVQVGVNANMLTIASILPACSCLSALYWGREIHAYAVRRSIEFNVIVASALMDMYANCRRVEDAIQVFRKMPQKDVVAWNVMIAGYVQNQYFSNVLKLFYEMLQEDIRPDSFTIVSVLSACAHLVALRHGKEIHDYTIRHEFESNTIVGSAIVDMYAKCGSVEDAWKWFMKLPQKDLISWNAMIIGYGMHGHGKQALTLFHQMQNDGMEPDEVTFTAILSACSHAGLVDEGRQYFNQISHKYCMTPTIEHYSCMADLLARAGHLDEAHNFIKNMPLEPNRTIWGTLLGACRNYRNVELGEQVAERLFEIEPENEGNYVLLSNIYAAAGRWDGVQRVRKMMKEKGIRKNPGCSWIEFQNKVHVFLSGDKRHPQTEKIYAALDNLTEQMKRLGYVPDTSFVLYDVEELEKERAICSHSERLAIVFGLINTCNGTPIRVTKNLRVCGDCHIATKFMSKIAKREIIVRDTNRFHHFKDGLCSCGDYW